In the Styela clava chromosome 8, kaStyClav1.hap1.2, whole genome shotgun sequence genome, one interval contains:
- the LOC120345904 gene encoding uncharacterized protein LOC120345904 isoform X2, protein MEYTFLIFLLLLKGRGLTQTQCGKQLEGLQGEVTHPEYPEKYGSDADCRWTTIAREKDDVKLSFELLDMESDREGRCSYDYVSIKFSSKDGPEKFCGIEGQRTADAKMQTEGKGPLAIRFITDDSMEFKGFKLRYEITRYDYCLDEPCKNEGRCILEEQDSEGWVCACIRGWEGKTCETDKDECAPEPCQNGGSCTTPEFDMYKCDCVPGYTGDNCETDINECESSPCQNGGECTDEVNSYECICANGYVGTNCETDIDECASNPCKNGGSCIDQVGRFACRCVAGYEGDDCSINRDDCASDPCQNDGDCIDGIDKYSCDCEDGFVGDHCQIDIPECSSSPCKNGARCFEPKPDEYFCACAPGYTGRNCDIEYDECSSSPCLNNATCVDKSNGYDCQCAIGFEGETCEIEINECDSDPCQNGGTCHDKIGSFECECKEGFYGTLCESETNHCESNPCLNGATCNSTKTEYTCHCLEGFEGEHCETDVDECSSGPCTNEGTCKDGINRFDCECTSGYGGVMCEIELDECDSDPCKNDGNCIDYPSKFECICKKGYAGETCEIDQTSPCLSNPCQNGGTCEEDISKGFRCICTEKYDGDLCDKEKENDNITDAEWKDDKECHPYSCLNNGVCDQHDGYFTCSCNPGFTGKYCETDINECESEPCQNGGSCMDRANEYWCICRDGFKGLQCQDDSEADWQKDSHLLAALLPSILFLIVIGILAALFMLWVRKRRSAANKVNNINVKPKKNKKSDPKKDRSFKITERSSKKQKKDKTNIIDYDPVEPYAETFQMQNLTNEYQYPTKYKAQSNPLMTGVPEGHLNPSQYSSVPGVGMVYPTNHPQLPYGIQNRYPQYPQTNQAHHYEDFQNYNSYNPNQYDEDTPSSYNYYEEPKGNHELEPYRDKERRESINRHDKGREYKTPYKSNQHSRKSHKHKQPKHKPESVESASDSQDTISEIDLEDYTEYNSRKDHWQDRDTELLKNVPEEHQRNYINPNMGRNHGGKYGYLPHNTDKPRKQVQRKRSVTFCEPKDLSKNNRNKEKPRERKGKPHPSIEREKTGFFPNKSKLHRRNSDDDRKRPEKRRQPVRRSQSIDSGKGTPVKDNKSHHRSKDNYDRRPPEGDSSAMSGESDDLRKSFQPTPSSYNSSPFKLIRRNNSLKVNEGRGFRREAAFFQN, encoded by the exons ATGGAGTATACATTCTTGATCTTCTTATTATTACTCAAGGGGAGAG gtcTGACACAAACGCAGTGCGGAAAACAACTTGAAGGATTGCAAGGCGAGGTCACACATCCGGAGTATCCGGAAAAATATGGCTCCGATGCAGATTGCAGGTGGACAACAATAGCTCGAGAGAAAGATGACGTGAAATTGTCATTTGAGTTACTTGATATGGAATCTGATCGAGAGGGAAGATGTTCATACGATTACGTGAG CATAAAATTTAGTTCAAAAGATGGACCGGAAAAGTTTTGTGGGATAGAAGGCCAAAGAACCGCTGATGCAAAAATGCAAACCGAAGGGAAAGGTCCTCTTGCCATACGATTTATAACTGACGACAGCATGGAATTCAAGGGATTCAAACTACGATACGAAA TCACGCGATATGATTACTGTCTCGATGAACCGTGTAAAAACGAAGGAAGATGTATTTTGGAAGAGCAAGATTCTGAAGGATGGGTTTGTGCTTGTATACGAGGATGGGAAGGAAAGACTTGTGAAACAG ATAAAGACGAATGTGCACCGGAACCCTGTCAAAATGGAGGGAGTTGTACAACGCCAGAGTTTGATATGTACAAATGTGATTGTGTACCTGGTTATACCGGGGACAATTGTGAGACAG ATATCAACGAATGCGAATCTTCACCTTGCCAAAATGGAGGCGAATGTACTGATGAGGTAAATTCTTACGAATGTATTTGTGCAAACGGATATGTAGGAACGAATTGTGAAACAG ACATTGATGAATGCGCATCAAATCCATGTAAAAACGGGGGAAGTTGTATTGATCAAGTCGGTCGATTTGCTTGCAGATGTGTAGCGGGTTATGAAGGAGATGATTGCAGTATAA ACAGAGATGATTGTGCTAGTGATCCATGTCAAAATGACGGTGATTGCATTGATGGAATCGACAAATATTCCTGTGATTGTGAAGATGGTTTCGTCGGTGATCATTGTCAAATAG ACATTCCGGAATGTTCAAGCAGCCCCTGCAAGAATGGTGCAAGGTGCTTTGAACCAAAACCAGATGAGTATTTCTGCGCCTGTGCACCTGGATATACTGGAAGAAATTGTGATATTG AATATGATGAATGCTCTTCCTCACCGTGTTTAAATAACGCAACCTGCGTTGACAAGTCAAACGGATATGATTGCCAATGTGCAATTGGCTTCGAAGGAGAAACATGTGAAATCGAAATAAACGAATGCGATTCTGATCCTTGTCAAAACGGAGGAACATGTCACGATAAAATCGGTAGTTTCGAATGTGAATGCAAGGAAGGATTTTACGGCACTTTGTGTGAGAGCG AAACAAATCACTGTGAATCTAATCCATGTTTAAACGGAGCGACATGTAATTCAACCAAAACTGAATACACTTGTCACTGTCTCGAAGGCTTCGAAGGCGAACACTGCGAAACAG ATGTTGACGAATGTTCTTCGGGACCGTGCACGAATGAAGGCACTTGCAAAGATGGTATAAATAG GTTCGATTGTGAGTGTACATCCGGATACGGTGGAGTAATGTGTGAAATTGAACTAGACGAATGTGACAGCGATCCTTGTAAAAATGATGGAAACTGCATTGACTATCCCAGCAAATTTGAATGTATTTGCAAGAAGGGATATGCTGGGGAAACGTGTGAAATCGATCAAA CATCCCCATGTCTTTCAAATCCATGTCAAAATGGTGGAACATGTGAAGAAGATATTAGTAAAGGTTTCCGATGCATTTGCACTGAAAAATACGACGGAGATTTGTGCGACAAAG AAAAAGAAAATGACAATATAACGGATGCTGAATGGAAAGACG ACAAAGAATGTCATCCGTACTCTTGCTTAAACAACGGAGTTTGTGATCAACATGATGGATACTTCACTTGTTCGTGTAATCCAGGATTTACTGGAAAGTATTGCGAAACag ATATAAATGAATGTGAGTCTGAGCCATGTCAAAACGGTGGATCTTGCATGGATAGAGCAAATGAATATTGGTGTATTTGCCGAGATGGATTCAAAGGACTGCAATGCCAAGACG ATTCAGAAGCAGATTGGCAGAAAGATTCTCATCTTCTCGCGGCTCTTCTTCCGAGCATTTTATTCTTAATTGTCATTGGTATTCTGGCTGCCTTGTTTATGCTCTGGGTGCGTAAAAGAAGATCTGCTGCTAATAAAGTGAACAATATCAACGTCAAACCAAAAAAGAACAAGAAGTCAG ATCCAAAGAAAGATCgatcattcaaaataactgaAAGATCATCTAAAAAACAGAAGAAAGACAAAACAAATATCATCGACTATGATCCAGTCGAGCCATACGCAGAAACGTTTCAAATGCAAAATCTAACAAATGAATATCAGTATCCCACGAAATACAAAGCCCAAAGTAATCCTCTCATGACTGGGGTACCAGAAGGACACTTGAACCCTAGCCAGTATTCTTCTGTACCTGGTGTAGGAATGGTATATCCAACAAACCATCCACAACTGCCTTACGGCATTCAAAATCGTTATCCCCAATATCCTCAAACCAATCAAGCTCATCATTATGAAGACTTTCAAAATTATAACTCGTACAATCCTAATCAATATGATGAAGATACTCCTTCTAGTTACAACTACTATGAAGAGCCAAAAGGCAATCATGAACTAGAGCCTTACAGGGACAAAGAGAGAAGGGAATCTATAAACCGACACGATAAAG GTAGAGAATACAAAACACCTTACAAAAGCAATCAACATAGCAG AAAATCACACAAACACAAACAACCAAAACATAAACCAGAATCTGTTGAAAGTGCAAGCGATTCTCAAGATACAATCAGTGAAATTGATCTTGAGGATTACACAGAATATAATTCGAGGAAAG ATCATTGGCAAGACAGAGATACCGAACTGCTTAAAAACGTCCCAGAAGAACACCAGCGCAATTACATCAATCCAAACATGGGAAGGAATCATGGGGGGAAATATGGATATCTTCCTCACAATACAGATAAACCGAG GAAACAAGTACAGCGTAAACGCTCTGTTACATTCTGTGAGCCGAAAGATTTATCTAAAAACAATCGAAACAAAGAGAAACCTCGAG AACGAAAGGGCAAACCTCATCCATCAATAGAACGAGAGAAAACCGGATTCTTTCCAAACAAATCAAA ATTACATCGTAGAAATTCTGATGACGACAGAAAACGACCGGAAAAGCGCAG GCAACCTGTACGAAGAAGTCAGAGTATTGATTCAGGAAAGGGAACACCTGTCAAAG ACAACAAATCACATCACAGATCTAAAGACAACTACGACAGACGGCCACCAGAAGGCGATTCAAGTGCAATGTCTGGTGAAAGTGATGATCTTCGAAAATCTTTCCAACCGACGCCATCTAGCTATAACTCTTCCCCATTTAAACTTATTCGCCGTAATAATTCATTAAAAGTTAATGAAGGGCGAGGGTTTCGAAGAGAGGCagctttttttcaaaattga
- the LOC120345904 gene encoding uncharacterized protein LOC120345904 isoform X1, producing MEYTFLIFLLLLKGRGLTQTQCGKQLEGLQGEVTHPEYPEKYGSDADCRWTTIAREKDDVKLSFELLDMESDREGRCSYDYVSIKFSSKDGPEKFCGIEGQRTADAKMQTEGKGPLAIRFITDDSMEFKGFKLRYEITRYDYCLDEPCKNEGRCILEEQDSEGWVCACIRGWEGKTCETDKDECAPEPCQNGGSCTTPEFDMYKCDCVPGYTGDNCETDINECESSPCQNGGECTDEVNSYECICANGYVGTNCETDIDECASNPCKNGGSCIDQVGRFACRCVAGYEGDDCSINRDDCASDPCQNDGDCIDGIDKYSCDCEDGFVGDHCQIDIPECSSSPCKNGARCFEPKPDEYFCACAPGYTGRNCDIEYDECSSSPCLNNATCVDKSNGYDCQCAIGFEGETCEIEINECDSDPCQNGGTCHDKIGSFECECKEGFYGTLCESETNHCESNPCLNGATCNSTKTEYTCHCLEGFEGEHCETDVDECSSGPCTNEGTCKDGINRFDCECTSGYGGVMCEIELDECDSDPCKNDGNCIDYPSKFECICKKGYAGETCEIDQTSPCLSNPCQNGGTCEEDISKGFRCICTEKYDGDLCDKEKENDNITDAEWKDDKECHPYSCLNNGVCDQHDGYFTCSCNPGFTGKYCETDINECESEPCQNGGSCMDRANEYWCICRDGFKGLQCQDDSEADWQKDSHLLAALLPSILFLIVIGILAALFMLWVRKRRSAANKVNNINVKPKKNKKSDPKKDRSFKITERSSKKQKKDKTNIIDYDPVEPYAETFQMQNLTNEYQYPTKYKAQSNPLMTGVPEGHLNPSQYSSVPGVGMVYPTNHPQLPYGIQNRYPQYPQTNQAHHYEDFQNYNSYNPNQYDEDTPSSYNYYEEPKGNHELEPYRDKERRESINRHDKGREYKTPYKSNQHSRKSHKHKQPKHKPESVESASDSQDTISEIDLEDYTEYNSRKDDDQLSSLNSDLSSLHGQSTSPPKKKTSKIMGPPLVRDEYIDGLIKERVIGQNPVTKDKAVRFDLPADHWQDRDTELLKNVPEEHQRNYINPNMGRNHGGKYGYLPHNTDKPRKQVQRKRSVTFCEPKDLSKNNRNKEKPRERKGKPHPSIEREKTGFFPNKSKLHRRNSDDDRKRPEKRRQPVRRSQSIDSGKGTPVKDNKSHHRSKDNYDRRPPEGDSSAMSGESDDLRKSFQPTPSSYNSSPFKLIRRNNSLKVNEGRGFRREAAFFQN from the exons ATGGAGTATACATTCTTGATCTTCTTATTATTACTCAAGGGGAGAG gtcTGACACAAACGCAGTGCGGAAAACAACTTGAAGGATTGCAAGGCGAGGTCACACATCCGGAGTATCCGGAAAAATATGGCTCCGATGCAGATTGCAGGTGGACAACAATAGCTCGAGAGAAAGATGACGTGAAATTGTCATTTGAGTTACTTGATATGGAATCTGATCGAGAGGGAAGATGTTCATACGATTACGTGAG CATAAAATTTAGTTCAAAAGATGGACCGGAAAAGTTTTGTGGGATAGAAGGCCAAAGAACCGCTGATGCAAAAATGCAAACCGAAGGGAAAGGTCCTCTTGCCATACGATTTATAACTGACGACAGCATGGAATTCAAGGGATTCAAACTACGATACGAAA TCACGCGATATGATTACTGTCTCGATGAACCGTGTAAAAACGAAGGAAGATGTATTTTGGAAGAGCAAGATTCTGAAGGATGGGTTTGTGCTTGTATACGAGGATGGGAAGGAAAGACTTGTGAAACAG ATAAAGACGAATGTGCACCGGAACCCTGTCAAAATGGAGGGAGTTGTACAACGCCAGAGTTTGATATGTACAAATGTGATTGTGTACCTGGTTATACCGGGGACAATTGTGAGACAG ATATCAACGAATGCGAATCTTCACCTTGCCAAAATGGAGGCGAATGTACTGATGAGGTAAATTCTTACGAATGTATTTGTGCAAACGGATATGTAGGAACGAATTGTGAAACAG ACATTGATGAATGCGCATCAAATCCATGTAAAAACGGGGGAAGTTGTATTGATCAAGTCGGTCGATTTGCTTGCAGATGTGTAGCGGGTTATGAAGGAGATGATTGCAGTATAA ACAGAGATGATTGTGCTAGTGATCCATGTCAAAATGACGGTGATTGCATTGATGGAATCGACAAATATTCCTGTGATTGTGAAGATGGTTTCGTCGGTGATCATTGTCAAATAG ACATTCCGGAATGTTCAAGCAGCCCCTGCAAGAATGGTGCAAGGTGCTTTGAACCAAAACCAGATGAGTATTTCTGCGCCTGTGCACCTGGATATACTGGAAGAAATTGTGATATTG AATATGATGAATGCTCTTCCTCACCGTGTTTAAATAACGCAACCTGCGTTGACAAGTCAAACGGATATGATTGCCAATGTGCAATTGGCTTCGAAGGAGAAACATGTGAAATCGAAATAAACGAATGCGATTCTGATCCTTGTCAAAACGGAGGAACATGTCACGATAAAATCGGTAGTTTCGAATGTGAATGCAAGGAAGGATTTTACGGCACTTTGTGTGAGAGCG AAACAAATCACTGTGAATCTAATCCATGTTTAAACGGAGCGACATGTAATTCAACCAAAACTGAATACACTTGTCACTGTCTCGAAGGCTTCGAAGGCGAACACTGCGAAACAG ATGTTGACGAATGTTCTTCGGGACCGTGCACGAATGAAGGCACTTGCAAAGATGGTATAAATAG GTTCGATTGTGAGTGTACATCCGGATACGGTGGAGTAATGTGTGAAATTGAACTAGACGAATGTGACAGCGATCCTTGTAAAAATGATGGAAACTGCATTGACTATCCCAGCAAATTTGAATGTATTTGCAAGAAGGGATATGCTGGGGAAACGTGTGAAATCGATCAAA CATCCCCATGTCTTTCAAATCCATGTCAAAATGGTGGAACATGTGAAGAAGATATTAGTAAAGGTTTCCGATGCATTTGCACTGAAAAATACGACGGAGATTTGTGCGACAAAG AAAAAGAAAATGACAATATAACGGATGCTGAATGGAAAGACG ACAAAGAATGTCATCCGTACTCTTGCTTAAACAACGGAGTTTGTGATCAACATGATGGATACTTCACTTGTTCGTGTAATCCAGGATTTACTGGAAAGTATTGCGAAACag ATATAAATGAATGTGAGTCTGAGCCATGTCAAAACGGTGGATCTTGCATGGATAGAGCAAATGAATATTGGTGTATTTGCCGAGATGGATTCAAAGGACTGCAATGCCAAGACG ATTCAGAAGCAGATTGGCAGAAAGATTCTCATCTTCTCGCGGCTCTTCTTCCGAGCATTTTATTCTTAATTGTCATTGGTATTCTGGCTGCCTTGTTTATGCTCTGGGTGCGTAAAAGAAGATCTGCTGCTAATAAAGTGAACAATATCAACGTCAAACCAAAAAAGAACAAGAAGTCAG ATCCAAAGAAAGATCgatcattcaaaataactgaAAGATCATCTAAAAAACAGAAGAAAGACAAAACAAATATCATCGACTATGATCCAGTCGAGCCATACGCAGAAACGTTTCAAATGCAAAATCTAACAAATGAATATCAGTATCCCACGAAATACAAAGCCCAAAGTAATCCTCTCATGACTGGGGTACCAGAAGGACACTTGAACCCTAGCCAGTATTCTTCTGTACCTGGTGTAGGAATGGTATATCCAACAAACCATCCACAACTGCCTTACGGCATTCAAAATCGTTATCCCCAATATCCTCAAACCAATCAAGCTCATCATTATGAAGACTTTCAAAATTATAACTCGTACAATCCTAATCAATATGATGAAGATACTCCTTCTAGTTACAACTACTATGAAGAGCCAAAAGGCAATCATGAACTAGAGCCTTACAGGGACAAAGAGAGAAGGGAATCTATAAACCGACACGATAAAG GTAGAGAATACAAAACACCTTACAAAAGCAATCAACATAGCAG AAAATCACACAAACACAAACAACCAAAACATAAACCAGAATCTGTTGAAAGTGCAAGCGATTCTCAAGATACAATCAGTGAAATTGATCTTGAGGATTACACAGAATATAATTCGAGGAAAG ATGACGATCAGTTGTCATCTTTGAATAGTGATTTGAGTTCTCTGCATGGTCAAAGTACGTCACCACCTAAaaagaaaacatcaaaaattatgGGCCCACCTCTCGTGAGAGATGAATATATCGACGGCCTTATAAAAGAAAGAGTTATAGGCCAAAATCCCGTCACCAAAGATAAAGCTGTTCGATTTGATTTGCCTGCAG ATCATTGGCAAGACAGAGATACCGAACTGCTTAAAAACGTCCCAGAAGAACACCAGCGCAATTACATCAATCCAAACATGGGAAGGAATCATGGGGGGAAATATGGATATCTTCCTCACAATACAGATAAACCGAG GAAACAAGTACAGCGTAAACGCTCTGTTACATTCTGTGAGCCGAAAGATTTATCTAAAAACAATCGAAACAAAGAGAAACCTCGAG AACGAAAGGGCAAACCTCATCCATCAATAGAACGAGAGAAAACCGGATTCTTTCCAAACAAATCAAA ATTACATCGTAGAAATTCTGATGACGACAGAAAACGACCGGAAAAGCGCAG GCAACCTGTACGAAGAAGTCAGAGTATTGATTCAGGAAAGGGAACACCTGTCAAAG ACAACAAATCACATCACAGATCTAAAGACAACTACGACAGACGGCCACCAGAAGGCGATTCAAGTGCAATGTCTGGTGAAAGTGATGATCTTCGAAAATCTTTCCAACCGACGCCATCTAGCTATAACTCTTCCCCATTTAAACTTATTCGCCGTAATAATTCATTAAAAGTTAATGAAGGGCGAGGGTTTCGAAGAGAGGCagctttttttcaaaattga
- the LOC120345904 gene encoding uncharacterized protein LOC120345904 isoform X3 has protein sequence MEYTFLIFLLLLKGRGLTQTQCGKQLEGLQGEVTHPEYPEKYGSDADCRWTTIAREKDDVKLSFELLDMESDREGRCSYDYVSIKFSSKDGPEKFCGIEGQRTADAKMQTEGKGPLAIRFITDDSMEFKGFKLRYEITRYDYCLDEPCKNEGRCILEEQDSEGWVCACIRGWEGKTCETDKDECAPEPCQNGGSCTTPEFDMYKCDCVPGYTGDNCETDINECESSPCQNGGECTDEVNSYECICANGYVGTNCETDIDECASNPCKNGGSCIDQVGRFACRCVAGYEGDDCSINRDDCASDPCQNDGDCIDGIDKYSCDCEDGFVGDHCQIDVDECSSGPCTNEGTCKDGINRFDCECTSGYGGVMCEIELDECDSDPCKNDGNCIDYPSKFECICKKGYAGETCEIDQTSPCLSNPCQNGGTCEEDISKGFRCICTEKYDGDLCDKEKENDNITDAEWKDDKECHPYSCLNNGVCDQHDGYFTCSCNPGFTGKYCETDINECESEPCQNGGSCMDRANEYWCICRDGFKGLQCQDDSEADWQKDSHLLAALLPSILFLIVIGILAALFMLWVRKRRSAANKVNNINVKPKKNKKSDPKKDRSFKITERSSKKQKKDKTNIIDYDPVEPYAETFQMQNLTNEYQYPTKYKAQSNPLMTGVPEGHLNPSQYSSVPGVGMVYPTNHPQLPYGIQNRYPQYPQTNQAHHYEDFQNYNSYNPNQYDEDTPSSYNYYEEPKGNHELEPYRDKERRESINRHDKGREYKTPYKSNQHSRKSHKHKQPKHKPESVESASDSQDTISEIDLEDYTEYNSRKDDDQLSSLNSDLSSLHGQSTSPPKKKTSKIMGPPLVRDEYIDGLIKERVIGQNPVTKDKAVRFDLPADHWQDRDTELLKNVPEEHQRNYINPNMGRNHGGKYGYLPHNTDKPRKQVQRKRSVTFCEPKDLSKNNRNKEKPRERKGKPHPSIEREKTGFFPNKSKLHRRNSDDDRKRPEKRRQPVRRSQSIDSGKGTPVKDNKSHHRSKDNYDRRPPEGDSSAMSGESDDLRKSFQPTPSSYNSSPFKLIRRNNSLKVNEGRGFRREAAFFQN, from the exons ATGGAGTATACATTCTTGATCTTCTTATTATTACTCAAGGGGAGAG gtcTGACACAAACGCAGTGCGGAAAACAACTTGAAGGATTGCAAGGCGAGGTCACACATCCGGAGTATCCGGAAAAATATGGCTCCGATGCAGATTGCAGGTGGACAACAATAGCTCGAGAGAAAGATGACGTGAAATTGTCATTTGAGTTACTTGATATGGAATCTGATCGAGAGGGAAGATGTTCATACGATTACGTGAG CATAAAATTTAGTTCAAAAGATGGACCGGAAAAGTTTTGTGGGATAGAAGGCCAAAGAACCGCTGATGCAAAAATGCAAACCGAAGGGAAAGGTCCTCTTGCCATACGATTTATAACTGACGACAGCATGGAATTCAAGGGATTCAAACTACGATACGAAA TCACGCGATATGATTACTGTCTCGATGAACCGTGTAAAAACGAAGGAAGATGTATTTTGGAAGAGCAAGATTCTGAAGGATGGGTTTGTGCTTGTATACGAGGATGGGAAGGAAAGACTTGTGAAACAG ATAAAGACGAATGTGCACCGGAACCCTGTCAAAATGGAGGGAGTTGTACAACGCCAGAGTTTGATATGTACAAATGTGATTGTGTACCTGGTTATACCGGGGACAATTGTGAGACAG ATATCAACGAATGCGAATCTTCACCTTGCCAAAATGGAGGCGAATGTACTGATGAGGTAAATTCTTACGAATGTATTTGTGCAAACGGATATGTAGGAACGAATTGTGAAACAG ACATTGATGAATGCGCATCAAATCCATGTAAAAACGGGGGAAGTTGTATTGATCAAGTCGGTCGATTTGCTTGCAGATGTGTAGCGGGTTATGAAGGAGATGATTGCAGTATAA ACAGAGATGATTGTGCTAGTGATCCATGTCAAAATGACGGTGATTGCATTGATGGAATCGACAAATATTCCTGTGATTGTGAAGATGGTTTCGTCGGTGATCATTGTCAAATAG ATGTTGACGAATGTTCTTCGGGACCGTGCACGAATGAAGGCACTTGCAAAGATGGTATAAATAG GTTCGATTGTGAGTGTACATCCGGATACGGTGGAGTAATGTGTGAAATTGAACTAGACGAATGTGACAGCGATCCTTGTAAAAATGATGGAAACTGCATTGACTATCCCAGCAAATTTGAATGTATTTGCAAGAAGGGATATGCTGGGGAAACGTGTGAAATCGATCAAA CATCCCCATGTCTTTCAAATCCATGTCAAAATGGTGGAACATGTGAAGAAGATATTAGTAAAGGTTTCCGATGCATTTGCACTGAAAAATACGACGGAGATTTGTGCGACAAAG AAAAAGAAAATGACAATATAACGGATGCTGAATGGAAAGACG ACAAAGAATGTCATCCGTACTCTTGCTTAAACAACGGAGTTTGTGATCAACATGATGGATACTTCACTTGTTCGTGTAATCCAGGATTTACTGGAAAGTATTGCGAAACag ATATAAATGAATGTGAGTCTGAGCCATGTCAAAACGGTGGATCTTGCATGGATAGAGCAAATGAATATTGGTGTATTTGCCGAGATGGATTCAAAGGACTGCAATGCCAAGACG ATTCAGAAGCAGATTGGCAGAAAGATTCTCATCTTCTCGCGGCTCTTCTTCCGAGCATTTTATTCTTAATTGTCATTGGTATTCTGGCTGCCTTGTTTATGCTCTGGGTGCGTAAAAGAAGATCTGCTGCTAATAAAGTGAACAATATCAACGTCAAACCAAAAAAGAACAAGAAGTCAG ATCCAAAGAAAGATCgatcattcaaaataactgaAAGATCATCTAAAAAACAGAAGAAAGACAAAACAAATATCATCGACTATGATCCAGTCGAGCCATACGCAGAAACGTTTCAAATGCAAAATCTAACAAATGAATATCAGTATCCCACGAAATACAAAGCCCAAAGTAATCCTCTCATGACTGGGGTACCAGAAGGACACTTGAACCCTAGCCAGTATTCTTCTGTACCTGGTGTAGGAATGGTATATCCAACAAACCATCCACAACTGCCTTACGGCATTCAAAATCGTTATCCCCAATATCCTCAAACCAATCAAGCTCATCATTATGAAGACTTTCAAAATTATAACTCGTACAATCCTAATCAATATGATGAAGATACTCCTTCTAGTTACAACTACTATGAAGAGCCAAAAGGCAATCATGAACTAGAGCCTTACAGGGACAAAGAGAGAAGGGAATCTATAAACCGACACGATAAAG GTAGAGAATACAAAACACCTTACAAAAGCAATCAACATAGCAG AAAATCACACAAACACAAACAACCAAAACATAAACCAGAATCTGTTGAAAGTGCAAGCGATTCTCAAGATACAATCAGTGAAATTGATCTTGAGGATTACACAGAATATAATTCGAGGAAAG ATGACGATCAGTTGTCATCTTTGAATAGTGATTTGAGTTCTCTGCATGGTCAAAGTACGTCACCACCTAAaaagaaaacatcaaaaattatgGGCCCACCTCTCGTGAGAGATGAATATATCGACGGCCTTATAAAAGAAAGAGTTATAGGCCAAAATCCCGTCACCAAAGATAAAGCTGTTCGATTTGATTTGCCTGCAG ATCATTGGCAAGACAGAGATACCGAACTGCTTAAAAACGTCCCAGAAGAACACCAGCGCAATTACATCAATCCAAACATGGGAAGGAATCATGGGGGGAAATATGGATATCTTCCTCACAATACAGATAAACCGAG GAAACAAGTACAGCGTAAACGCTCTGTTACATTCTGTGAGCCGAAAGATTTATCTAAAAACAATCGAAACAAAGAGAAACCTCGAG AACGAAAGGGCAAACCTCATCCATCAATAGAACGAGAGAAAACCGGATTCTTTCCAAACAAATCAAA ATTACATCGTAGAAATTCTGATGACGACAGAAAACGACCGGAAAAGCGCAG GCAACCTGTACGAAGAAGTCAGAGTATTGATTCAGGAAAGGGAACACCTGTCAAAG ACAACAAATCACATCACAGATCTAAAGACAACTACGACAGACGGCCACCAGAAGGCGATTCAAGTGCAATGTCTGGTGAAAGTGATGATCTTCGAAAATCTTTCCAACCGACGCCATCTAGCTATAACTCTTCCCCATTTAAACTTATTCGCCGTAATAATTCATTAAAAGTTAATGAAGGGCGAGGGTTTCGAAGAGAGGCagctttttttcaaaattga